A genomic region of Acipenser ruthenus chromosome 9, fAciRut3.2 maternal haplotype, whole genome shotgun sequence contains the following coding sequences:
- the LOC117405938 gene encoding arginine and glutamate-rich protein 1 isoform X2, whose protein sequence is MGRSRSRSSSRSKHTKSSKHSKKRSRSRSRDKERVKKRSKSKEAKRSRRRESRSRSRSNTAATRKEREREREREKEKQKQEREKERERERERAATPPERLDIFGRTVSKRSSLDEKQKKEEEEKKAELERQRKILEGGGGLFCCRTMLHCCHINSRQQEIEEKLIEEETARRVEELVAKRVEEELEKRKDEIEHEVLRRVEEAKRIMEKQLLEELERQRQAELSAQKAREEEERAKREELEKILEENNRKIADAQAKLAEEQLKIVEQQRKIHEERMKLDQERQRQQKEEQKMILGKGKSRPKLSFSLKPTE, encoded by the exons ATGGGTCGCTCCCGCAGTCGCAGCTCGTCCCGCTCCAAACACACAAAGAGCAGCAAACACAGCAAAAAACGCTCCAGGTCTCGGTCTAGGGACAAGGAGAGGGTCAAGAAACGATCGAAATCCAAAGAAGCCAAGAGGAGCCGGCGGAGAGAATCTCGCTCCCGGTCCCGCTCTAACACTGCCGCGACACgtaaggagagggagagggagagggaaagggagaaGGAGAAACAGAAacaggagagggagaaggagagggagagagaacggGAACGAGCTGCTACTCCGCCCGAGAGACTCGACATATTCGGGCGGACGGTGAGCAAAAGGAGTAGCCTGGATGAGAAGCAGAAAaaggaggaagaggagaaaaAAGCCGAGCTTGAGAGACAGAGGAAAAT ACTAGAAGGCGGGGGCGGCCTGTTTTGCTGTAGAACCATGCTTCATTGCTGCCATATTAACAG TCGTCAGCAGGAGATTGAGGAGAAGCTGATCGAAGAGGAGACGGCACGGAGGGTTGAGGAGTTGGTGGCCAAGCGGGTGGAGGAGGAGCTGGAGAAGCGGAAAGATGAGATTGAGCATGAGGTGCTCCGAAGGGTGGAGGAGGCAAAGCGCATCATGGAGAAACAGTTGCTAGAGGAGCTGGAGCGACAGCGGCAAGCTGAGCTCTCAGCGCAGAAAGCTAGAGAG GAAGAAGAACGTGCAAAACGAGAGGAGCTGGAGAAAATATTGGAGGAAAATAACCGCAAAATTGCTGATGCTCAGGCTAAACTG GCTGAAGAGCAATTGAAAATTGTTGAACAACAAAGAAAAATTCATGAGGAAAGGATGAAATTAGATCAAGAGAGGCAGCGTCAACAAAAAGAAGAGCAAAAAATGATCCTGGGCAAGGGGAAGTCCAGGCCAAAGCTGTCCTTCTCTCTAAAACCAACTGAATAA
- the LOC117405170 gene encoding ephrin-B2-like, which translates to MGDTVWKYYFGVVVILCKTALSRSAVLESIYWNSTNTNFLPGQGLVLYPQIGDKLDIVCPKSDSRANGQNEEYYKLYLVSREQAESCTITKADTPLLHCTKPDQDVKFTLKFQEFSPNLWGLEFSRYKDYFIISTSNGTMAGLENQDGGVCKFRSMKIMMKVGQDPNDPGSSKENSPTKSPTKDTENIGKGSTNKSETGVDENQGGKGPNTGDNNTTAGQSSSIIGSEVALFAGIASGCVIFIIIIIMLVVLLLKYRRRHRKHSPQHTTTLSLSTLATPKRGGNNNGSEPSDIIIPLRTGDSVFCPHYEKVSGDYGHPVYIVQEMPPQSPANIYYKV; encoded by the exons ATGGGGGACACCGTTTGGAAATACTATTTTGGAGTTGTGGTCATTTTATGCAAGACGGCATTGTCCCGCTCGGCGGTTTTGGAGTCAATCTACTGGAATTCAACAAATACCAA TTTCCTTCCAGGACAAGGACTGGTGCTGTATCCACAGATTGGAGACAAACTGGACATTGTTTGCCCAAAATCGGACTCCAGGGCAAACGGACAAAATGAAGAATATTATAAACTGTACTTGGTCTCCAGAGAGCAGGCTGAAAGCTGCACCATCACCAAAGCAGACACACCTTTACTCCACTGCACCAAACCTGACCAAGATGTCAAATTTACCCTCAAGTTTCAAGAATTCAGTCCAAACCTGTGGGGTCTGGAGTTTTCAAGATACAAggattacttcattatat CTACTTCAAATGGAACAATGGCAGGCCTGGAAAATCAAGACGGAGGTGTCTGTAAATTCAGATCTATGAAGATCATGATGAAAGTTGGGCAAG ATCCTAATGACCCAGGATCATCAAAAGAGAACAGCCCGACAAAGTCTCCAACAAAAGACACTGAAAATATTGGGAAAGGCTCTACAAATAAATCTGAAACTGGTGTAGATGAAAACCAAG GAGGTAAAGGACCAAACACGGGTGACAACAATACAACAGCAGGACAGTCCTCAAGCATTATTGGATCCGAAGTGGCCTTGTTTGCGGGGATTGCCTCGGGTTGTGTCATCTTCATAATTATCATCATCATGCTGGTTGTCCTCCTGCTGAAGTACCGGAGGAGACACAGGAAACACTCGCCACAGCACACTACCACACTCTCTCTCAGCACCCTCGCCACACCCAAACGTGGTGGCAACAACAATGGCTCTGAACCCAGTGACATTATCATCCCACTTAGGACTGGGGATAGCGTGTTCTGCCCTCACTACGAGAAAGTCAGTGGAGACTATGGGCATCCAGTTTATATTGTTCAAGAGATGCCACCTCAAAGTCCGGCAAACATTTACTACAAAGTCTGA
- the LOC117405938 gene encoding arginine and glutamate-rich protein 1 isoform X1, whose translation MGRSRSRSSSRSKHTKSSKHSKKRSRSRSRDKERVKKRSKSKEAKRSRRRESRSRSRSNTAATRKEREREREREKEKQKQEREKERERERERAATPPERLDIFGRTVSKRSSLDEKQKKEEEEKKAELERQRKMIITEVREKEKHRKYDGSSKLECPKVEQQEATMKRLCTMLTDNRQQEIEEKLIEEETARRVEELVAKRVEEELEKRKDEIEHEVLRRVEEAKRIMEKQLLEELERQRQAELSAQKAREEEERAKREELEKILEENNRKIADAQAKLAEEQLKIVEQQRKIHEERMKLDQERQRQQKEEQKMILGKGKSRPKLSFSLKPTE comes from the exons ATGGGTCGCTCCCGCAGTCGCAGCTCGTCCCGCTCCAAACACACAAAGAGCAGCAAACACAGCAAAAAACGCTCCAGGTCTCGGTCTAGGGACAAGGAGAGGGTCAAGAAACGATCGAAATCCAAAGAAGCCAAGAGGAGCCGGCGGAGAGAATCTCGCTCCCGGTCCCGCTCTAACACTGCCGCGACACgtaaggagagggagagggagagggaaagggagaaGGAGAAACAGAAacaggagagggagaaggagagggagagagaacggGAACGAGCTGCTACTCCGCCCGAGAGACTCGACATATTCGGGCGGACGGTGAGCAAAAGGAGTAGCCTGGATGAGAAGCAGAAAaaggaggaagaggagaaaaAAGCCGAGCTTGAGAGACAGAGGAAAAT GATCATTACAGAAGTGAGAGAAAAAGAGAAACACAGGAAATATGATGGTTCGTCCAAACTTGAATGCCCCAAGGTGGAACAACAAGAAGCCACAATGAAAAGGCTTTGTACCATGTTGACAGACAA TCGTCAGCAGGAGATTGAGGAGAAGCTGATCGAAGAGGAGACGGCACGGAGGGTTGAGGAGTTGGTGGCCAAGCGGGTGGAGGAGGAGCTGGAGAAGCGGAAAGATGAGATTGAGCATGAGGTGCTCCGAAGGGTGGAGGAGGCAAAGCGCATCATGGAGAAACAGTTGCTAGAGGAGCTGGAGCGACAGCGGCAAGCTGAGCTCTCAGCGCAGAAAGCTAGAGAG GAAGAAGAACGTGCAAAACGAGAGGAGCTGGAGAAAATATTGGAGGAAAATAACCGCAAAATTGCTGATGCTCAGGCTAAACTG GCTGAAGAGCAATTGAAAATTGTTGAACAACAAAGAAAAATTCATGAGGAAAGGATGAAATTAGATCAAGAGAGGCAGCGTCAACAAAAAGAAGAGCAAAAAATGATCCTGGGCAAGGGGAAGTCCAGGCCAAAGCTGTCCTTCTCTCTAAAACCAACTGAATAA
- the LOC117405938 gene encoding arginine and glutamate-rich protein 1 isoform X3 yields MGRSRSRSSSRSKHTKSSKHSKKRSRSRSRDKERVKKRSKSKEAKRSRRRESRSRSRSNTAATRKEREREREREKEKQKQEREKERERERERAATPPERLDIFGRTVSKRSSLDEKQKKEEEEKKAELERQRKIRQQEIEEKLIEEETARRVEELVAKRVEEELEKRKDEIEHEVLRRVEEAKRIMEKQLLEELERQRQAELSAQKAREEEERAKREELEKILEENNRKIADAQAKLAEEQLKIVEQQRKIHEERMKLDQERQRQQKEEQKMILGKGKSRPKLSFSLKPTE; encoded by the exons ATGGGTCGCTCCCGCAGTCGCAGCTCGTCCCGCTCCAAACACACAAAGAGCAGCAAACACAGCAAAAAACGCTCCAGGTCTCGGTCTAGGGACAAGGAGAGGGTCAAGAAACGATCGAAATCCAAAGAAGCCAAGAGGAGCCGGCGGAGAGAATCTCGCTCCCGGTCCCGCTCTAACACTGCCGCGACACgtaaggagagggagagggagagggaaagggagaaGGAGAAACAGAAacaggagagggagaaggagagggagagagaacggGAACGAGCTGCTACTCCGCCCGAGAGACTCGACATATTCGGGCGGACGGTGAGCAAAAGGAGTAGCCTGGATGAGAAGCAGAAAaaggaggaagaggagaaaaAAGCCGAGCTTGAGAGACAGAGGAAAAT TCGTCAGCAGGAGATTGAGGAGAAGCTGATCGAAGAGGAGACGGCACGGAGGGTTGAGGAGTTGGTGGCCAAGCGGGTGGAGGAGGAGCTGGAGAAGCGGAAAGATGAGATTGAGCATGAGGTGCTCCGAAGGGTGGAGGAGGCAAAGCGCATCATGGAGAAACAGTTGCTAGAGGAGCTGGAGCGACAGCGGCAAGCTGAGCTCTCAGCGCAGAAAGCTAGAGAG GAAGAAGAACGTGCAAAACGAGAGGAGCTGGAGAAAATATTGGAGGAAAATAACCGCAAAATTGCTGATGCTCAGGCTAAACTG GCTGAAGAGCAATTGAAAATTGTTGAACAACAAAGAAAAATTCATGAGGAAAGGATGAAATTAGATCAAGAGAGGCAGCGTCAACAAAAAGAAGAGCAAAAAATGATCCTGGGCAAGGGGAAGTCCAGGCCAAAGCTGTCCTTCTCTCTAAAACCAACTGAATAA